The DNA segment CTCAAGGCGCTGTTGCCGCACATCGAGCGCCAAAACCGGACCGAATGGAACAGCCGGATCGAGGCACTCAAGGGTGCCCATCCCATGCTCGTTCCGGGAGCGGACGACCCGACCTCGCCCTACGGGGTCATCCTCAAGGCCGCCGAGCTGGCCGGGGACCAGGCCATCGTCTGCACCGACGTGGGCCAGCACCAGATGCGCACCGCCCAGGTCTATCCATTCACCCGGCCGCGCCACTGGCTGACCTCCGGCGGCCTCGGGACCATGGGATTCGGCATGCCCGCCGCTCTGGGCGCGGCCCTGGCCGCGCCGGACAAACCGGTCATCTGCTTCTCGGGCGACGGCTCCATCATGATGAACATCCAGGACCTGGCCACGGCCATGGAATACGACATCCCGGTCAAGATCATCCTGACGAACAACAACGCCCTGGGGCTCGTCCGCCAGCAACAGGATCTTTTCTACGGCAAGCGCTACGTCGCCTCCAACTACGGCAAGTGCGTGGACTTCATGAAAATCGCTGACGGCTTCGGGATCAACACCTATGACCTGGGCAACTGCGACGACCCCGAGGCGACCCTGGCCCGGGCCCTGGCCGCGCCCGGCCCGGCCCTGGTTCACGTGCCGGTCAGCCCGGACGAGCCCGTCTATCCCATGGTGGCTCCCGGAGCGGCCAATTCCCAAATGATCGGAGGTGAGAACCATGTGTAGGCAGACCGTCATCGAATTGTCCGTGAACAATCACCCCGGGGTCATGTCCCACATCTGCGGCCTGTTTGCGCGTCGGGCCTACAACGTCGAGGGCATCGCCTGCATGCCGGTCAACGGCGGACAGACCAGCAAGATATGGCTTCTGGTGGATGCGGACGACCGCCTGGACCAGATGATCAAGCAGGTGGACAAGCTCGAGGACGTGCTCATCGTAGAGCGCTACGACAGCGGCCACCCGGTCTTCGCCAAGATGGCCGAATTCGTCCAGTAGTCCTGTAGGCGGAACCGCGACAACGCCGGTTCCGCCTAGGACCCGGCCGCGTCGAGGGTCATCTTGCCGACTTGTTGGTAAAAGGCGCGCAGCTCCCGGTTCAGGGGCAGCTGGTCGTCGGTCGCCAGGACGTTGTAGGCGTTGGCCATGCGGCGGCGCACCAGCGTTTGCTGCTGTTTTCGCCAAGTGGTCCCCCGGGCGAGCAGCTGTTCGGCCCGTTTGACGATGTGCGCGGCCCGGACCGTGGACGAGTGGCGCGCCGCCACTTCGCGCCGGCCGTTGGCCGCGACGGCTTCCGCGCTGCCGTCGGCCAGCGCCCGGCGGGCCCTTTCCGCAGCCCCCGCCGCGTCGCCGCGCGGGTAGAGGAGCACGTCTTCACCGTCGGTGAACAGGTCGCCCAGGCCGTTGCCCACGTCTTCGGTCAGCAGGGCCGCGCCGCAGGCCATGGCTTCGAACACCCGGAAATTCAGTTCCCCGGCCGCCGACTGGTTGAGCACGATCCGGCTGCGGTTGAAGATGGGCACGAAATCCCCCTGGGTGACGAACAGGGGATGCCGTTTTCTGAAATCGTCGAGAAAGAGCTTGCGCCTCTTGTTGATGGATCCCTCCACCGTGCCCACGAACGAGACCGGCACGTCCCGCTCCAGCCCCTGGTCCGTATCCCGGAAGGGATTGCAGAAGAGCGGGAACCATTCCAGCCTGTTGCCCAATTGCTCCTGCTCGAAGAGCGGCAGGTAGTCCTTTTGCGCCACGAGCATCAGATCGAAGGCGGCCGCATAGGCCATGTGCCAGGGGTTGCAGTACTGGTCGATGGAGAAGCCCACGGTCACGGCGGGCAGGGATTCGATGCCGATGACCGAGGGAGGGCGGCACATGTCGCTCCAGACCACCAGGTCCGGCGTAAAGGCCCGTTCCCCGAGCAGCCGCATCAGGTCGGCCAGGGAGATGACGGTCTCCAGGCGGACTTCGCAGCCGGGGTCCGTGCCGAGCCACAGCACTTCGTGGCCCATTTCCTTGAAGGGCCTGACGAAATAGTGGCCGTCCAGGTTGAGAATGCGCATTGCCTGTCCTTTGTTGGGTATCCGTCCGGACAGGTATACCCGGATATGCCTTGCCGGATCAAGTGAGGGCGGCATGGGAGACAAATGCGTTTGCCCGCTCTAAAGATATTGCCCTAGCGGCCGATAAACCATGTGGATAGGTCTAATCCACTGGAGACGTCATGGCCCTGACCGACATCGAGAAGAGCTTCATCTACGACTACTCTTTGCAGCTGTTGCAGCAGGACATGCTGACCAATCAGCTGTTCGGGGCGTCCGGCGTGGGGCAAAATTTGCGTAGCCTGGTGCTGGGCGGACCTGTCCGGGCGGCCACCTTCACCAATCCCTTCGAGGAAGCCATCAGCGGCCAGTTGCGCGGCGATGCGTCGGCAGTGCGCCAGGCCTCGCGCAACGTGGGCGAGGCCGCGTCCATGATGGGCGTGGCCCGCACCGAGATGGCCACCGTCATGGACGCCCTGAACGACATGGAGGACATGATCGACCAGATCAACTCCGGCGAGCTGGACGGCACCAGTTCCGTGGTCCAGAGCGACTTCGACGCGCTTCGGGACAAGATCACCGGGACCATCTCCGCCGCGGACTTCAACGGCATCGCGGTGCTCGACTCCTCCCAGTGGGGCACGGATCAGATCGACGCCAACGGCAATGTCTACATCCAGTCGAGCAAGGACGGCGGGTTCAACATCACCTTTCATTCCGTGGACACTCCGTCCAGCGGCGTGGCCTGGTCCGACCTGGACGGCACCGACCTGGGCGCGGCGGGCACTCGCGCCACCCAACTCGGGTACGTCCAGTCGCTGCAAAGCGAGATGTCGGCCATTCAGGACGTGTACGAGGGCAAGGAAGACAGCCTCCAGTCGCAGCAGCTCAACCTTGAGAGCCAGGCCCAGCTCCTGGACCAGGCCGCCCAGTTGCGCAAACCGTCCGACCCGGACTATTCCCTGGAACAGCTCCTGGCCGATCTCGTGGCCCGGACCACGGGCACGATCTTCGACGGCAACGGCTGATTTTCCCAAGAAGGCAGTGAAAACGAAAGCGCCGGTCCGTACGGACCGGCGCTTCTTCATTGGAGAGACTGGGTCATGAGATGGTTCTTCCTTCGTCTTTTATCAGCCAGGCAACGCTGAGAAGCAGGAATTCCACCACCATCAGTTCGACGCGAAACAGGATGAGGGCCATGACCAGCACGACGGGGTCGACGAGATGCAGGCAGCCCCCGAGTATGTAAGCCGCGACTCCCTCCCTGACCCCGATGCCGGACGGCGCGAAGAGCGCCAGGATACCGGCGGCGGACGCGAACGCATAGGCGCTGGTCACCATGGCCACGTTGTAGAAGGTCCACTCCAGGGGGGCGAAGCTCCGCAGCAGGGCGAAAAGGGCGCATCCCGTGAACACGACCACCAGGAAGGCGTAGGGCAGGACCGCGAGGATCTGGCTCTTGGTCAGGAACAGGGATTGTTTCGGTGGTTCCCTTTTGAAGATTCTGAGTGCCAGCAGAAAGGATTTCTCGAAGAGCGGCGAGCCGATGAAGACGAGGGACAGGGCGATGAAGGCGATACCCGTCACGAAATGGGAAACGGCATCGCCGTCACGGTCGATTGCCGCCCCCAGAGCGGGCATGGACAGGACGATGGAGACGATGACCAGGAAGAAGTTCTCGTAGAGCGTGCTGACGGTGAGCGCCTTCTTCGAAAGGCCGAGCCGTTCGAAAAAATGGATACGTCCGAAGATCATGGCGACCTTCCCCGGGACGTAGCGTCCTATGTGGCCGTATATGAAGCC comes from the Pseudodesulfovibrio hydrargyri genome and includes:
- the ilvN gene encoding acetolactate synthase small subunit, with protein sequence MCRQTVIELSVNNHPGVMSHICGLFARRAYNVEGIACMPVNGGQTSKIWLLVDADDRLDQMIKQVDKLEDVLIVERYDSGHPVFAKMAEFVQ
- a CDS encoding glycosyltransferase family protein, producing the protein MRILNLDGHYFVRPFKEMGHEVLWLGTDPGCEVRLETVISLADLMRLLGERAFTPDLVVWSDMCRPPSVIGIESLPAVTVGFSIDQYCNPWHMAYAAAFDLMLVAQKDYLPLFEQEQLGNRLEWFPLFCNPFRDTDQGLERDVPVSFVGTVEGSINKRRKLFLDDFRKRHPLFVTQGDFVPIFNRSRIVLNQSAAGELNFRVFEAMACGAALLTEDVGNGLGDLFTDGEDVLLYPRGDAAGAAERARRALADGSAEAVAANGRREVAARHSSTVRAAHIVKRAEQLLARGTTWRKQQQTLVRRRMANAYNVLATDDQLPLNRELRAFYQQVGKMTLDAAGS
- a CDS encoding flagellin — its product is MALTDIEKSFIYDYSLQLLQQDMLTNQLFGASGVGQNLRSLVLGGPVRAATFTNPFEEAISGQLRGDASAVRQASRNVGEAASMMGVARTEMATVMDALNDMEDMIDQINSGELDGTSSVVQSDFDALRDKITGTISAADFNGIAVLDSSQWGTDQIDANGNVYIQSSKDGGFNITFHSVDTPSSGVAWSDLDGTDLGAAGTRATQLGYVQSLQSEMSAIQDVYEGKEDSLQSQQLNLESQAQLLDQAAQLRKPSDPDYSLEQLLADLVARTTGTIFDGNG